In the genome of Candidatus Pristimantibacillus lignocellulolyticus, the window TAAGTCTTCCGATAATGGTACTATCTGGCTCTACATTAAAATAGAAAGTGTACAACTCATACTGAGTACCCAGATTAATAATCTGACTGCCATATCCATTCCAAGTGTAGTTATTCACTTCGTCCAGCCAACCAACACTAATATTCATTTTGCGGTCAACTGTAGACTTAGCTTCAAATGTAAGCTTGTACCTATCCCCATTATTATATGGCAATCCCTCGTAGTAAACTTGGCGATCCCAGCTATTGGAACCCACCGTGCCTACATCAATTCGCAGTGCACCATTTTCGTGCTGGATAGATAATTCTTCATTTTCCGTCGAATAGCTATTCCAGCCTTTTATTCCCGTCGTAAAATCACCGTTTGGCATTAAATCGCCATCATCCACTATACCTACGTTTACCGGATTAACTTGAATCAGAGAGATATTATCCAGAGTAACTGTATGTTCACCCTCAATGCTACCTATCTTACCCATACTGAATTGTAGTACAGCGGAAAACTCGTCGGCAGGCATAACAAAATAGTATTCAAATTCAGTCATTTCTGGAGTCAGTTCCATCTGGTTTTCCAGATACGTCGCCCAATTTCCATCATGTGTACCATCATGCTGCACTAGGGCAACAATATCTCGTGATACATCAGATGCTGCTTCAAAATACAGTCTGTATACCTTTCCTGACTGCATCGGAATACCAGGTTGCTTCAACTGAACATGCCACGGTTCTGTTCCTGGACCTCCTAGATTAACCTTTAATTGTCCGTCTTCAACTTCCATAACTGAGTTTTTAACAGGATCTGTCTGTACCCAATCCATCTTAAACAATTCCCAGTCATTAGAATTTTCTTGGAAACTGCCGTTAACAATTAAGTCCTCTGACAGCTCAAGCCATGCAAGGTCAAAGTCAGTTCCTTCTATCTTGAAGATAAGTTCGCCATCGGGTAAATCAATCTTAGAAAATAATATTGTTTTATATGCTTCATCTTGATCATCATCGCTTATGCTTGCGTTAACAACAGCTATTCTCTTTTCTTCATTCCAAATACTCAATGTGATTTCTGAACCAACAGTATTTCCTTTCACTCGAGCCATCGGTATATAAATACCACTGTTTACTTTTTGTTTGTATTTCACATAAGCACCTGCAGCGAAATCGGTTATATTCATACCCCCTTCACTGCCAGCTTGAAGTGTTACACCATCTATAGCCCAATATGAATGGGCTGCCATATGCAAATAGCTTTTGACTTCATTCTCGGAAGGAGAATATCGTAGAATTAGTCTAACATTATCAATGGCTACAGTACCTACATGTTCTCCTAGCAGTAACTCAAGATTAGATGAAGATGCATTAGTTCCCTCCAAAATTTTCATATCGATCGTATAAGATTGCATTTCCGTTGTTAGATTGATCTCTGAACCATTCTTAAACTCTACTCCTTCAGTCGTACCTGTATCTAATGCAATGCCAATCGGTCGATTGGTATCCGCTTGAGCGTCAAAAGTAAGTGTATATGACGCACCTTCCTTAAGCGGAAGGTCATTATGAATAAGCTTCACATCACTAAGCGATGATCCACCTTTTGCAATATTCACCTTCAAAATCCGTTGCATATATGGTAAGTCCAAATCATTTGTTACAGATACTAAGGATTCAGCTTCATTCGATGATAAATATTGCCAAAATGCTAATCGATCTTTTCCTAAATCAAAGTTACCATTATAGATCAAGTTACCATCTTTAAGAGCTTTACGCGGTTCTTTAACTCCGTCTATTTCTGTCACCTTTACGTTCGTAAAGTAAGACGCAATAGTGCTTAACCCAAGATTGAACTCAAATCGGGAGTTATTGTCAGTCATGTCCTCCATTTTAAATGTATATTCATAACTCTGCCATTGATCAGATAGCTCGAATGTACGTTCCTCCGAATAAGCTTTCCATTCGCCTCCAAACTCAGTTAGCTTAGTCATTATGGAACGATTCGTATCCGCCTTGGCGTCGAATGTCGCCTTATATGTCTTACCTTTCTTCAAGTACATCGGTTGCTGCGTCAATTGTATCGAATAGATTTGATTTCCTTCGTTCGTTACTTCGACTTTTGCAGCCTTACCTTTGACCTGATCATCTACAATTGAGACACTTCCGTCACCGTTTTCATTTAATATAAACTCCCAATCCTTAGGGGCATAATTATTCGTGCCCCCATTGAACATTCCGTTATAAATCTGATTGCCATCAGCAAGCGGCTCGCGCTGTGGTGTAATACCATTTGATGGATCTGGTCTGTTACCTGTCACATCGGGCCATGAATCAAGATTTTTATACTCATAGACACGAACATAATCGATATACATCTTATCACTCTCAAAGTCATCCCTTGGATCTCCTGGCCAATCTCCTCCTACAGCAAGATTCATAATCATGTAAAAAGGACGATCAAACGGTGCTGGGTACGTATAATACTCTGGCTGTCCTTCCCTTTTAGTTCCCCAATCACTACTTTCAAAAAACAAGTGTCCATCCACATAATATCGAATCAGCCCTGGTAGCCATTCCATTGTGAATTCATGATAATCGTCATTAAATGTCTGCCCATCAGGCAGTACATATTGTTTTGTTTGCATAGTATGAGGGCTATCATAATGAATAGAACCATGGACAGTACGAGGGTACTTATCTGCATGATCAGGATCAGCTGCAACTGGTCCCGTTAACTCCATTATATCCATCTCACCACTTCCAGGCCAAGGTCCATACTGTTCGAACTCGTCTGTGGGCATCATCCAAATTGCTGGCCACATGCCTTGTTGCACTGGTAGTTTTGCTCTAACTACAAATTTCCCGTAAGTCCAATCGCCTTTCATCTTTGAAGTAACCTTACCAGAAGTGTAGTTACTTCCACCAAAATCCTGTTTAAGTGCTGTTAGCTGCAACACGCCTTTATCTCCATCCTTTGCTATACTTACATTATCAGGATGATAGTATTCAAGTTCATTGTTGTATACAGTTCCAGTATCCTCAACATTCCACTTTGTTGTATCGATAGCATTGTCATTAAACTCGTCGCTCCATACCAAATTCCAATCACTCGAACTATTACCCGGACCGGTAACAGGAGGTACACCAATAGGATTATTCAGGTTTGGCTCGTTCGGTTGAAAATCTGAACCTTTCTCTAGCACTTTACCATTCAATGTTGCACTTTCGGAATTGACACGAAGGCGACCAATAACCCCATTGTTATAAATTTCCGAACCATGGGCTTCACTATTAATCTGTACATTGTCAACTTTGGAGCCCAGTGATACCTCGAGTACAGATTTTCTCTTCATCACGATCCATTTCACGGTAGAGCCCGCATCTAGCACTAGTCGAACTCCACCCCCTTTTTTGCTCAACACGGCACCCTCTAGATGCGATTCACTGAAATGAATGGAATTGGAACCGCCTCCCTCAATAAATGTCGTTCCTTTAACCGTAACTCTATCGAAGAAGACATTTCCTTCACCAACGCCTTCTGTGATGTAAAGATTACCATGGATAACTGTATCACTAAGTCTGATATCCGCTTTCTGAATAACTGCATTACCTTGAATCTCTGTGACATAATTGTTGCCTGATTTGTAACCGAACCAACGAAATGCTCTATCCAATAGGACAACAGCCTCTCCCCTTGTTAACGCAGTTAAAGGATTAAGCATACCGTTGATATCTCCATGCAAATACCTTTCAGATACTACTTTTTCGACAGCAACTTTTGCATATTCCCCTATGTCATTAGCGTCCGAGAACCCTCCAAGATCTACATTATTGGAATACTCGTCCAGATGCATGGCACGTACCATCATAATTGCCGCATCCTGCCGCATAATGTTATCCTTTGGTCGAAAGTTTCCATCCAAATATCCGGTTATAATCCCGGCTTCATGTACTTTCGCTACTTCATCAGCATACCAATCCGTAGAGTTGACATCTTTAAATGACTGAAAGCTTTCTTCAACATAACCAAATATGCGGAACAGCATCACCGCGAATTCAGCTCGACTGATCGGTTGATCTGGATTAAACTTTCCATTTGGTAAGCCTTTAATTATGCCGACCTCTCCGAGATTATATGCAGCCTCAGACGCCCAATGATCCGACATATCTGCATACCAAACTTTTGCAGTTGCCAAATTCTCTTCGTTATGAAGTAACTTTGACATATTTACCTCGTTATTTGCGTATGTTCCAGCTGAAAATAATGAGACACCCATACATACCATTAAAATAATAGACATTATACGATACAAGCTGATCCCCCCCATTTAGTGCGACGACTTATGCCGGCGCTTATATATTAGTATAAAATTGCTGAACAAGAGTCTATATACCAATTGATTAGTATCGATACCAAAGTTCAAACTCAGACTAACAGTTGGGTCGATGCTCAATTTATCCATAAGAAAAAGGCTACTGCCGGTTTCCCGTATCAGTAGCCATTGTTTCATAGATATTTAGTGAAATTATAGTAATAAGATATTACTAATATAACTATTTCTTTCTAATTGTCACCCTAAACTTGCGATGGAGATACTTGCAGTTTAATATAATCTACCATTGATTTCACTTCTACTTTACCAGCATAATGACTGTCACGATTAAGCGTTGTAAATGTCACTGTATATGGCTGCCCTGGTATGAGATCAAAATAATTATCTGACCATATACCGTCAACTTCCGAAGTTAAGACAACTTGTTTGGCTAATGCCTTTGATTGTAATGTAACAATCGTTGCACCGCTTTCTACCGTCTCGATAACTTCAATGTATGGTTGCTGTAGTAAGAGATTTTTATTTTTCACAAAATAGTATATCGTTTGTGCTGTCTCTCCGCTGTTCGCTGTCCAACTTCCGGTAACAAACACTTCGCCTTCCTCGTATCCATGAAGTAATTGCGAGATTGTTAGACGCTTTACAACTTCTGACGTATTGACTGGAAGGGCTACTTCAGTCAGTTCTTCATACAATACCTTACCTGACATATGGCGCAATTGAACTTGTAATATTCCACCTTCTGATTGGAGCTTGTCAGATACAAGATAGATTGCTAATTCCTCACCCTCCACTTGTGCAGATAATAATATATTCTCAAAACTACGTCGTGCATAATAGTTGAGTGCTTTCCAGCGACCATAATAGTCAATTCCTGCCCATGAAGCAACAGGCCAACAATCATTCATTTGCCAGTATAGTGAACCCATGCAGTATGGCATTTTTCTGCGATGTGCTTCAATAGCCATTTGCATGGCATCTGCCTGTAGAACTTGACTTAGATATAGAAACCCTTTGAAATCAGTAGGTGGTGACATATAAATATCCATATATTCTTTAATAAGACGATTTCCATCACCATTTTTCTGATGAGCCTTCATCACTGTTGAATTGATTGTCAGATCTGCTTCTTCTGCAAAACTTCGTATGGTACGGTACTCTGGGAAGGATTGGAATCCATATTCACTCATAAAGCGCCCTAGCTTTATTTGATAGTTTTCAAATGGTTCTACATTATGCCACACACCCCAGTAATGAATATCTCCTTCATTCGTTAATGGATGTGCATGCTGTAATTTATTATTACTTACCGATACAATTGGAGATGATGGCCAATAATCAATTGTTGCATGATATTCACCTACAACATCAGGTAATATCTCATGAAAAATTTTCTCGTAGTCTGCCCATATCTTTTCACGAATGGCAGGTTCATATTGTTGCTTCCAGCCCCAACCTCCTGACTCATCGTAATGAGCCCATGCAGAGTCAATTTCATTATTCCCACACCATAGTACGATAGATGGATGATTACGAAGTCGCTTTACATTATCTATTGCTTCTGCACGAACACTTTGTAAAAATGATTCATCACCTGGATACATACTGCATGCAAACATAAAGTCTTGCCAAACCATAATGCCATACTCATCACATAGATCATAGAATACATCTGCCTCGTAAACTCCACCACCCCAAACACGCAACATGTTCATATTGGCTTCTACAGCAGAACATATCTCTGCACGATAACGATCCTCCGTAACTTGCGAGATAAAGCTATCGTTAGGAATATGATTAGCTCCTTTAGCAAACACGGCAACTCCATTAAGTTCAAAGTGGAATGTTGCCCCTGAGCCGTCAGCATCTCGATCACGCACTAATTTGACAGTGCGTAATCCAGTAGTAATCATAGCATCCGATGAATAAGATAAATCCTCGTTAAGCATAGTAACCCGTGCATTAAACTGATATCTATTCGGTTCACCGAGCCCATTACTCCACCATAACTTAGGTTGATCTATTACGATTGGTAAAGATAGTACATGTTCTCCCATCTCGACATCTGTTGCTACATCCCAGCTCATATTATCTGATTCAATTTGTAGTTGTAACGAGCCCCTTTTCTCTACAGTTACTGAAACTCTCGCAACAAGCTGAGCGGATTGCTCCGTAACCGATAATTGATCAATAAATAAATCTCTCACAATAACCCCTGACCAACTGATCAATTCAACTTCACGCCAAATTCCACTTGTAACAAAACGTGGACCCCAGTCCCAACCATAATGGTAAGGTGCTTTACGTGCAAAAATACTAAGTTTCTGTTCACCTAATCCACCTAATTCAGATTGATCATTCGAAGCTGGCAGGGCATAGCCTAAAGCGTCTAATTTCGGTAAATCTTCTTGAATAGGAGAACGGAATAATATTCGAATATGATTCTCTTCTTCATGTAATAAACCAGTGACATCAATATTCCAAGATCGAAACATATTATCCGCCGAAAGAACTAGCTTTTCATTGACATATACATCTGCATACGTATCTAATCCTTTGAAGTGAAGTTCCTGACGTTCTTCTTGTAAAAAACCAGCGGATGGTGTGAAATATGTCTCATATTCCCAATCTTGTTTGTCAATCCATTGTAGATCATGCTCATTCGTACCATAGAAGGGATTAGGTATACGATCATTGTTTAATAGATCAGTATGCACACAGCCCGGTACAGTAGCAGGTAACCAAGCATTATCGATCACAGATTTAAAATGCCACGAACTTAATAACATCGTTTGGTTCATGATTCATCCTCCAGTAATTATCTAGTTTACCGTCCATTAAAAAAACACATTTTTAAGTAATAAACAATCCTCAGTTGGCTCAGTATTGTACCATTGCACTCTTATATAACGTACAATATTAAGTTTTCTTTTGTTATTATGTTCTCATTTATTTCCATAACAAATATTAACATCTAAATAACGGTTTAATCAATGTTAGTAAATGAAAAAGAGGAAGCAGAGGCCGGCCCACTAAAGGCCAGCTCTGCTTCCTCTTTCTATTTATGTTCGTTATGGCAATACGACTTCTTGTGCAACGCACGCCAGAGTCCTGACTACTTCAAAGTATTAGTCGAGAAGACGCTCCGTTAGCCAGCTCAATTGTCAGCATCAAGAAGATACTCATCGTGATTACAATCGAGTTATACCATAACGCGACAAATATTGTTACTTAGCTCAACCGGATCCTCAATTGATAATCCTTCAATCAATAGAGCTTGGCTATACAATAGTTGTGTGTACAATCCGAACTTCTCTTGATCATTACTGTAAGCTTGTTGTAGTGCACGGAATACATCATGGTTGATGTTGATTTCCAATACTTTATCCGCTTGAACGCCATTTGCATCTGGCATTCCTTTCAAAATTTTCTCCATCTCGATGGACAATTCGCCTTCAGAAGATAGACATACTGGATGACTCTTCAGACGTTTTGAAGCTTTAACGGACTTCACTTTGCCATCAAGTAAACTTTGCATACCAGCAAACAATTCTTTTGTTTCCTCAGTCTCAGCTTGCTCATGATCTTCGCTGTTATTCACATCGAAACCTAGATCGCCACTAGAGATAGAACGGAATTCTTTTTCATTGTAGCTTTGGATTACTTTAAGAGCGAACTCGTCAATATCATCTGTTAGGTACAATACTTCGTAGCCTTTATCAAGTACTACTTCAAGTTGTGGTGATTTCTCAATTCTCGCTACCGATTCACCAGTTGCATAATAAATATATTTTTGATCTTCAGACATACGTTCAACATATTCTGCAAGAGTAACTAGTTGTTTGTCTTTGGAAGATGTGAAAAGTAGTAGATCTTGAAGATCGCCTTTGTTCATACCATAATCGTTGTATACGCCAAATTTCAATTGACGACCGAATGATGCATAGAATTTCTCATATGATTCACGCTCATCTTTCAACAAGCTTTGAAGCATAGATTTAATTTTGTTTTTAATATTTTTCGCAATTAATTTCAATTGACGATCATGTTGTAATAATTCACGAGAAATATTAAGAGATAGATCCTCTGAATCAACCATACCTTTTACAAATCCGAAATAGTCTGGTAGTAGATCAGAACATTTCTCCATAATTAGTACGCCGTTAGAGTATAGTTCCAACCCTTTTTCATATTCCTTCGTATAGAAGTCATACGGTGGATTTTCAGGTAAGAATAGGATGGCATTATATACAACAGCACCATCAGCACTAATATGAACATGTTTCAATGGCTTATCAAATCCGTAGCGCTTGTCCATATAGAAAAGATTATAGTCATCGTCTGTTAGCTCATTTTTGTTACGACGCCATAGAGGAACCATACTGTTAAGTACTTGCTCTTCTACAACTTCTTCAAATTCGCCTTCGCTATCCGCTTTTGGTTGTTGTGAAGCAATATCCATCTTAATAGGATAACGAATAAAATCAGAATACTTTTTAACAATAGCTTTCAAGCGATATTGTTCAAGATATTCGTCATACTGCTCATCTTCAGTGTTTTCCTTAATATGCATTACAATCTCAGTACCAACTGTTGCTTTCTCGGCTGATTCGATAACATAACCATCTGCACCATCAGAAATCCAACGATACGCTTCATCACTACCAAGTGCACGTGATGTTACAACTAACTTATCTGCAACCATGAATGCAGAATAGAAACCAACACCGAATTGACCAATAATGTTATGTCCATCTTGAGCTTCATTCTCTGATTTGAATGCAAGCGAACCACTCTTAGCAATTACGCCTAAATTATTATCTAGCTCTTCTTTAGTCATACCAATACCAGTATCAGTAATCGTTACTGTGCGAGCATTTTTATCGATTGAAATTTTGATGAAGTAGTCCTCTTTATTGAACACTAACTGATCATCAGATAACGCCTTATAATAAATTTTATCCATAGCATCACTTGCGTTAGAAAGTAATTCTCTAAGGAAAATTTCCTTTTGTGTATAGATGGAGTTAATCATCATCTCCAACAGTCGTTTGGATTCTGCTTTAAATTGCTTTTTAGCCATTGTGATTCCAATCTCCTTTCAACTACAATCCATATTATTTATTAGCACTCTATCACCTAGAGTGCTAACCCTACTTGTTTATATACCATATTTTAAATTCTAATGTCAATATTTTAAGCTGTTTTCTCAGTGAAAAATTGAATGGTACCACTTACTGATGATGCCATACGACGCATTCCTGCCGAATGAAAAGACATTTTACCTTGCAATCTGGGAATACAACTCATTCAACACGATTATGTTGTGCTTACTTTAACCTTAAATTTCAAACATCCAGTTAATATCTTGCAC includes:
- a CDS encoding carbohydrate binding domain-containing protein; the encoded protein is MYRIMSIILMVCMGVSLFSAGTYANNEVNMSKLLHNEENLATAKVWYADMSDHWASEAAYNLGEVGIIKGLPNGKFNPDQPISRAEFAVMLFRIFGYVEESFQSFKDVNSTDWYADEVAKVHEAGIITGYLDGNFRPKDNIMRQDAAIMMVRAMHLDEYSNNVDLGGFSDANDIGEYAKVAVEKVVSERYLHGDINGMLNPLTALTRGEAVVLLDRAFRWFGYKSGNNYVTEIQGNAVIQKADIRLSDTVIHGNLYITEGVGEGNVFFDRVTVKGTTFIEGGGSNSIHFSESHLEGAVLSKKGGGVRLVLDAGSTVKWIVMKRKSVLEVSLGSKVDNVQINSEAHGSEIYNNGVIGRLRVNSESATLNGKVLEKGSDFQPNEPNLNNPIGVPPVTGPGNSSSDWNLVWSDEFNDNAIDTTKWNVEDTGTVYNNELEYYHPDNVSIAKDGDKGVLQLTALKQDFGGSNYTSGKVTSKMKGDWTYGKFVVRAKLPVQQGMWPAIWMMPTDEFEQYGPWPGSGEMDIMELTGPVAADPDHADKYPRTVHGSIHYDSPHTMQTKQYVLPDGQTFNDDYHEFTMEWLPGLIRYYVDGHLFFESSDWGTKREGQPEYYTYPAPFDRPFYMIMNLAVGGDWPGDPRDDFESDKMYIDYVRVYEYKNLDSWPDVTGNRPDPSNGITPQREPLADGNQIYNGMFNGGTNNYAPKDWEFILNENGDGSVSIVDDQVKGKAAKVEVTNEGNQIYSIQLTQQPMYLKKGKTYKATFDAKADTNRSIMTKLTEFGGEWKAYSEERTFELSDQWQSYEYTFKMEDMTDNNSRFEFNLGLSTIASYFTNVKVTEIDGVKEPRKALKDGNLIYNGNFDLGKDRLAFWQYLSSNEAESLVSVTNDLDLPYMQRILKVNIAKGGSSLSDVKLIHNDLPLKEGASYTLTFDAQADTNRPIGIALDTGTTEGVEFKNGSEINLTTEMQSYTIDMKILEGTNASSSNLELLLGEHVGTVAIDNVRLILRYSPSENEVKSYLHMAAHSYWAIDGVTLQAGSEGGMNITDFAAGAYVKYKQKVNSGIYIPMARVKGNTVGSEITLSIWNEEKRIAVVNASISDDDQDEAYKTILFSKIDLPDGELIFKIEGTDFDLAWLELSEDLIVNGSFQENSNDWELFKMDWVQTDPVKNSVMEVEDGQLKVNLGGPGTEPWHVQLKQPGIPMQSGKVYRLYFEAASDVSRDIVALVQHDGTHDGNWATYLENQMELTPEMTEFEYYFVMPADEFSAVLQFSMGKIGSIEGEHTVTLDNISLIQVNPVNVGIVDDGDLMPNGDFTTGIKGWNSYSTENEELSIQHENGALRIDVGTVGSNSWDRQVYYEGLPYNNGDRYKLTFEAKSTVDRKMNISVGWLDEVNNYTWNGYGSQIINLGTQYELYTFYFNVEPDSTIIGRLTFELGQIDSDDGAASIYIDNISLVNEGPTSGS
- a CDS encoding glycoside hydrolase family 2 protein; its protein translation is MNQTMLLSSWHFKSVIDNAWLPATVPGCVHTDLLNNDRIPNPFYGTNEHDLQWIDKQDWEYETYFTPSAGFLQEERQELHFKGLDTYADVYVNEKLVLSADNMFRSWNIDVTGLLHEEENHIRILFRSPIQEDLPKLDALGYALPASNDQSELGGLGEQKLSIFARKAPYHYGWDWGPRFVTSGIWREVELISWSGVIVRDLFIDQLSVTEQSAQLVARVSVTVEKRGSLQLQIESDNMSWDVATDVEMGEHVLSLPIVIDQPKLWWSNGLGEPNRYQFNARVTMLNEDLSYSSDAMITTGLRTVKLVRDRDADGSGATFHFELNGVAVFAKGANHIPNDSFISQVTEDRYRAEICSAVEANMNMLRVWGGGVYEADVFYDLCDEYGIMVWQDFMFACSMYPGDESFLQSVRAEAIDNVKRLRNHPSIVLWCGNNEIDSAWAHYDESGGWGWKQQYEPAIREKIWADYEKIFHEILPDVVGEYHATIDYWPSSPIVSVSNNKLQHAHPLTNEGDIHYWGVWHNVEPFENYQIKLGRFMSEYGFQSFPEYRTIRSFAEEADLTINSTVMKAHQKNGDGNRLIKEYMDIYMSPPTDFKGFLYLSQVLQADAMQMAIEAHRRKMPYCMGSLYWQMNDCWPVASWAGIDYYGRWKALNYYARRSFENILLSAQVEGEELAIYLVSDKLQSEGGILQVQLRHMSGKVLYEELTEVALPVNTSEVVKRLTISQLLHGYEEGEVFVTGSWTANSGETAQTIYYFVKNKNLLLQQPYIEVIETVESGATIVTLQSKALAKQVVLTSEVDGIWSDNYFDLIPGQPYTVTFTTLNRDSHYAGKVEVKSMVDYIKLQVSPSQV
- the htpG gene encoding molecular chaperone HtpG → MAKKQFKAESKRLLEMMINSIYTQKEIFLRELLSNASDAMDKIYYKALSDDQLVFNKEDYFIKISIDKNARTVTITDTGIGMTKEELDNNLGVIAKSGSLAFKSENEAQDGHNIIGQFGVGFYSAFMVADKLVVTSRALGSDEAYRWISDGADGYVIESAEKATVGTEIVMHIKENTEDEQYDEYLEQYRLKAIVKKYSDFIRYPIKMDIASQQPKADSEGEFEEVVEEQVLNSMVPLWRRNKNELTDDDYNLFYMDKRYGFDKPLKHVHISADGAVVYNAILFLPENPPYDFYTKEYEKGLELYSNGVLIMEKCSDLLPDYFGFVKGMVDSEDLSLNISRELLQHDRQLKLIAKNIKNKIKSMLQSLLKDERESYEKFYASFGRQLKFGVYNDYGMNKGDLQDLLLFTSSKDKQLVTLAEYVERMSEDQKYIYYATGESVARIEKSPQLEVVLDKGYEVLYLTDDIDEFALKVIQSYNEKEFRSISSGDLGFDVNNSEDHEQAETEETKELFAGMQSLLDGKVKSVKASKRLKSHPVCLSSEGELSIEMEKILKGMPDANGVQADKVLEININHDVFRALQQAYSNDQEKFGLYTQLLYSQALLIEGLSIEDPVELSNNICRVMV